The Terriglobus tenax genome contains a region encoding:
- a CDS encoding gluconeogenesis factor YvcK family protein, with protein MSFAPPISLRGVAIGGGTGLSTLLRGLKRYVALPGAPAPACPGGPCRLSDLAAIVTVMDDGGSSGRLREDFNMLPPGDVRNCLVALSEDEHMLSRLFQYRFGQGELEGHSLGNLFLAALDDLCGDFAQAVQHSSQILATRGRIYPVTTANVSLAALMDDGSHVHGETRITASKRRIQELYLEPEEAHPLPETLAAIQQADLISLGPGSLYTSLITNLLVRGIPEAIETSRATRIYICNLMTQANESLGLTASQHIQKIMQHSGERRLFDYALVNTAPISPQLLEQYAREGQTPIAADLEAIRALGVEPVTGNFLFEGTVLRHDYDRVAETMLQLAVKGRP; from the coding sequence ATGTCGTTTGCTCCCCCCATTTCCCTGAGAGGCGTTGCCATTGGCGGTGGTACCGGGCTTTCTACCCTGCTTCGCGGGTTGAAGCGGTATGTCGCCCTGCCCGGAGCCCCCGCTCCGGCCTGCCCGGGTGGCCCATGCCGTCTCTCCGACCTTGCGGCCATTGTCACGGTCATGGACGACGGCGGCTCCTCCGGCCGTCTGCGCGAGGACTTCAACATGCTCCCCCCGGGCGATGTGCGCAACTGCCTGGTTGCTCTCTCCGAGGACGAGCACATGCTCTCCCGCCTGTTCCAGTACCGCTTCGGACAGGGTGAACTGGAGGGCCATTCGCTGGGAAACCTGTTTCTGGCCGCGCTGGACGACCTGTGCGGCGACTTCGCCCAGGCGGTGCAGCACTCTTCGCAGATTCTGGCCACGCGCGGACGGATCTATCCGGTGACGACGGCCAATGTCTCGCTTGCCGCGCTGATGGACGACGGCAGCCATGTCCATGGCGAGACCCGCATCACCGCCAGCAAGCGCCGTATCCAGGAGCTGTACCTGGAGCCCGAGGAGGCGCATCCACTGCCGGAAACACTTGCCGCCATTCAACAGGCAGACCTGATCAGCCTGGGGCCGGGATCGCTGTACACTTCGCTGATTACCAACCTGCTGGTACGCGGCATTCCGGAGGCGATTGAGACCTCCAGGGCGACGCGCATCTACATTTGCAACCTGATGACGCAGGCCAATGAATCGCTGGGGCTGACCGCCTCGCAACATATCCAGAAGATCATGCAGCACTCCGGCGAGCGGCGCCTGTTCGACTACGCGCTTGTGAACACTGCGCCCATTAGCCCGCAGTTGCTGGAACAGTACGCCCGCGAGGGACAGACGCCGATTGCCGCCGACCTGGAAGCCATTCGCGCGCTGGGCGTGGAACCGGTGACGGGCAACTTTCTCTTTGAGGGCACGGTGCTGCGTCACGATTACGACCGCGTGGCGGAGACCATGCTGCAACTTGCCGTGAAAGGCAGGCCATAA
- a CDS encoding MFS transporter, whose product MLKRSKEWQVLLLLVAAMGICFIDRGSLSIALTSLKRDLRLDERQLGLLSSAFFFSYTLMQLAVGKLLEWFDAAKVFGFAFAIWSLATAATGLTRDLHLFGITFSSFAVLFALRLVLGCGESVSFPATSALITRLFPESLRGTANSLIDVGTKIGPALGIMAGTAIVASHGWRAMFLVLGLGSMLWIPPWFLATHSIKVAKQAERAWSPSYLQVAAQRQFWGAAIGHIGSNYAWSMFVSWLPYYFEQRYHFTAAQLVWISSLPFWCLSLASIVAGVASDRLVQSGRNPVMVRKSTVCIGCVVAAISLIVVVASNQQTVSISAMMMASFGLGLFTSNNWALTQLLAGPRAAAKWTSLQNLFANLSATLSAWLTGVTLAATHSFGAAFSIASGFLLVGTLFYWFVINARGQVYWQHEPAS is encoded by the coding sequence GTGCTGAAGCGATCGAAAGAATGGCAGGTCCTGCTGCTGCTGGTCGCGGCCATGGGCATCTGCTTTATTGATCGCGGCAGCCTGTCGATTGCACTGACCAGCCTGAAGCGTGATCTGCGGCTGGATGAGCGGCAGCTGGGTCTGCTGAGCTCAGCCTTCTTCTTTTCCTACACGCTGATGCAGTTGGCCGTCGGCAAGCTGTTGGAGTGGTTCGACGCGGCGAAGGTCTTCGGTTTCGCCTTTGCCATCTGGTCACTGGCTACAGCGGCCACCGGACTGACGCGCGACCTCCACCTGTTTGGCATCACCTTTTCGAGCTTTGCCGTATTGTTCGCGCTGCGGCTGGTGCTGGGCTGTGGCGAGTCGGTCAGCTTCCCTGCCACGTCAGCGCTGATCACACGGCTGTTTCCGGAGTCGCTGCGCGGCACGGCCAACAGCCTGATCGATGTGGGCACCAAGATCGGCCCGGCGCTGGGCATCATGGCCGGAACGGCCATCGTCGCCTCGCATGGATGGCGGGCCATGTTCCTGGTGCTTGGCCTGGGCAGCATGTTGTGGATTCCGCCGTGGTTCCTGGCGACGCACTCCATCAAGGTCGCGAAGCAGGCTGAACGCGCCTGGTCGCCCAGCTACCTGCAGGTGGCCGCGCAACGGCAGTTCTGGGGCGCAGCCATTGGCCACATTGGCAGCAATTATGCCTGGAGCATGTTCGTCAGCTGGCTGCCCTACTACTTTGAACAGCGCTACCACTTCACGGCGGCGCAACTGGTCTGGATCAGTTCGTTGCCCTTCTGGTGCCTGTCGCTGGCCTCGATTGTGGCGGGCGTTGCTTCTGACCGGCTGGTGCAAAGCGGACGCAACCCGGTGATGGTCCGCAAGAGCACGGTCTGCATCGGCTGCGTGGTCGCAGCCATTTCGCTGATCGTCGTAGTCGCGTCGAACCAGCAGACCGTCAGCATCAGCGCCATGATGATGGCCAGCTTCGGGCTAGGACTTTTCACCAGCAACAACTGGGCGCTGACGCAGTTGCTGGCAGGCCCCAGGGCCGCCGCGAAGTGGACCAGCCTGCAGAACCTGTTCGCCAACCTGTCCGCGACACTCTCAGCCTGGCTGACGGGCGTGACGCTGGCGGCGACGCACAGCTTTGGAGCGGCGTTCTCCATCGCAAGCGGATTCCTGCTGGTGGGGACGCTCTTTTACTGGTTTGTGATCAATGCGCGTGGCCAGGTTTACTGGCAGCACGAACCAGCCAGCTAA
- the hrpB gene encoding ATP-dependent helicase HrpB, producing the protein MKAALQLPVDLILPEVLEHLKASSSLVIEAAPGAGKTTRIPPALLNIVPGEVIVLEPRRIAARMAARRVAQEMGQPLGETVGYQVRFEEVSSAKTRLRFVTEGVLTRRLLSDSALTNVSAVVLDEFHERHLDGDLALALLKKLQATTRPDLKIVVMSATLDAAPIARYLDNCPIVTSEGRAFPITIDYAGYSATPLEQQVARAVETLLSEGETGDTLVFLPGVGEIRRAQRELEPLARRRDLLLTPLYGELTPAEQDLAVTRQRQQKIILSTNVAESSVTVEGVTAVIDSGVARIAGHSHWTGLPVLEIQRISQASAKQRAGRAGRTAPGRVIRLYAEEDFRRRPEVATPEIAREDLSGLLLGLRAMHVRADEIPWLDAPPEEALAAANALLDRLGATGDSAKQLARLPVEPRLARVVQEAIMRGVGESGCALAGLLASGVRIEKGDILEALDQPMDDRVRRQVDQLKRTARPPKQAKHDDDALLISVLAGFPDRVARRRTGNTVLLPGNLGAEVNGHPRPYEFLVALDAEDRKERGAPLIRLTARMEPEWLIDLFPERVEEKREVVWNREGERAEAISSLSYDGLVLEESRGPATAEEAAATLAHEAITLGVERFVDPEALAELQARVAFAGNGELQIEPALRELCYGLTRFSELRKTAATGLLPLLEQRAGRLDDLAPAKLKLSGGRWVKVHYDQGKPPWIESRLQDFFGMKETPRIGREKTPVVVHLLAPNHRAVQTTTDLAGFWQRLYPEVRRELMRRYPRHQWPENPL; encoded by the coding sequence GTGAAAGCAGCACTTCAACTTCCGGTCGATCTCATCCTGCCGGAGGTCCTCGAACATCTCAAAGCCTCTTCCTCCCTCGTCATTGAAGCCGCACCCGGCGCAGGCAAAACCACGCGCATCCCACCCGCCCTCCTGAATATCGTTCCCGGCGAGGTTATCGTGCTGGAGCCACGGCGCATCGCGGCCCGCATGGCCGCTCGCCGCGTGGCGCAGGAAATGGGCCAGCCCCTCGGCGAGACCGTCGGCTACCAGGTGCGGTTTGAAGAGGTATCCTCCGCGAAGACCCGCCTGCGCTTCGTCACCGAAGGCGTCCTCACCCGCCGCCTCCTCTCCGACAGCGCCCTCACCAACGTCAGCGCCGTGGTGCTGGACGAATTCCACGAGCGCCACCTCGATGGCGACCTCGCGCTGGCCCTGCTGAAGAAGCTGCAGGCCACGACGAGGCCCGACCTGAAGATCGTCGTCATGTCGGCCACGCTGGACGCCGCGCCCATCGCGCGCTACCTGGACAACTGCCCCATTGTCACCAGCGAGGGCCGCGCCTTTCCCATCACCATCGACTACGCCGGTTACTCCGCCACCCCGCTGGAACAACAGGTCGCCCGCGCCGTGGAGACCCTGCTCTCCGAGGGCGAGACCGGCGACACCCTCGTCTTTCTTCCCGGCGTCGGCGAGATTCGCCGGGCACAACGGGAACTGGAACCTCTGGCCCGCCGCCGCGACCTGCTGCTGACGCCGCTCTACGGCGAACTCACCCCCGCCGAGCAGGACCTCGCCGTCACCAGACAGCGCCAGCAGAAGATCATCCTCTCTACCAACGTGGCCGAAAGCTCGGTGACGGTGGAAGGCGTCACCGCCGTCATCGACAGCGGCGTGGCGCGCATCGCCGGGCACTCGCACTGGACCGGTCTGCCGGTGCTGGAGATTCAGCGCATCAGCCAGGCATCGGCCAAACAGCGCGCAGGCCGCGCCGGACGCACGGCTCCTGGCCGCGTCATCCGCCTGTACGCCGAGGAGGACTTCCGCCGCCGTCCCGAGGTAGCCACCCCGGAGATTGCCCGCGAGGATCTGAGCGGCCTTCTGCTGGGCCTGCGCGCCATGCATGTTCGTGCCGACGAAATTCCATGGCTCGATGCGCCTCCCGAAGAAGCGCTTGCTGCCGCGAATGCACTGCTTGACCGTCTGGGCGCTACCGGCGACTCGGCAAAGCAGCTTGCGCGTCTTCCGGTCGAGCCGCGCCTAGCCCGTGTCGTACAGGAAGCCATCATGCGCGGTGTAGGAGAGAGCGGATGCGCGCTGGCTGGCCTGCTGGCTTCCGGCGTTCGCATCGAAAAGGGGGACATCCTCGAGGCGCTCGACCAGCCGATGGACGACCGCGTCCGCCGCCAGGTCGACCAGCTCAAGCGCACGGCACGTCCTCCAAAGCAGGCGAAGCACGATGACGACGCGTTGCTGATCAGCGTGCTCGCGGGCTTTCCGGATCGTGTTGCCCGCCGCCGCACGGGCAACACCGTACTGCTGCCGGGTAACCTCGGCGCGGAGGTGAACGGGCATCCGCGACCGTATGAGTTTCTGGTCGCGCTCGACGCGGAAGACCGCAAGGAGCGCGGTGCTCCGCTTATCCGCCTGACGGCGCGCATGGAGCCGGAGTGGCTGATCGATCTCTTCCCGGAGCGTGTGGAGGAAAAGCGCGAGGTCGTCTGGAACCGCGAGGGCGAGCGCGCCGAGGCCATCAGCTCGCTGAGCTACGACGGCCTGGTGCTGGAGGAGTCACGCGGCCCCGCCACTGCGGAAGAGGCCGCCGCCACACTGGCTCACGAAGCCATTACGCTCGGTGTGGAACGTTTCGTCGATCCCGAAGCTCTGGCCGAACTGCAGGCGCGCGTCGCCTTCGCCGGCAACGGCGAGCTGCAGATCGAACCCGCCCTGCGCGAGCTCTGCTACGGCCTGACGCGATTCAGCGAACTCCGCAAGACCGCCGCAACCGGCCTGCTGCCGCTGCTGGAGCAACGCGCCGGGCGGCTGGATGATCTCGCCCCCGCGAAGCTGAAGCTCTCCGGCGGTCGCTGGGTGAAGGTGCATTACGACCAGGGAAAACCGCCATGGATCGAGTCGCGCCTGCAGGATTTCTTCGGGATGAAGGAGACCCCGCGCATCGGCCGCGAGAAGACGCCGGTAGTTGTCCATCTGCTGGCGCCCAACCACCGCGCGGTGCAGACAACAACGGACCTTGCCGGCTTCTGGCAACGCCTCTATCCGGAGGTGCGCCGCGAGTTGATGCGGCGCTACCCGCGCCACCAGTGGCCGGAAAATCCGCTTTAG
- a CDS encoding GH92 family glycosyl hydrolase, producing MITRRSFLGSLSAVSAGLAVADALPLKAFAKSASSSDVTRYVKIAIGTGGHGHTYPGASMPWGAVQLSPDTGVKGWDHCSGYHYDDKTILGFSHTHLSGTGASDMLDFLVVPHVGPVKLAASDYQQAFSHDDEVARPGYYSVKLKDSGILAELTATERCGVHRYTFPQSDSATLMLDMTHLIDGDPTKINWARLKVEGRRTLTGGRSTQLWSPGREIYFAMQFSRPADAVQIFVDDKPVAGDTSSQPRIKCVARFKTKAGEKILVKTGISGISTEGAMANLNAEVPGWDFDAVQHKAHQAWEQALGAIQVESSNTRHKEIFYTALYHTMLAPTLFDDVTGKYAGMDGKVHDLPAGMRNYSTFSLWDTYRALHPLYTLIAPQKVPDLVNCLIREGEQSPGGVPIWPLQQKETFCMVGYHSAPVVAEALVKGFQGIDAKAAYKIFRKRAMEDDYRGLGGYRKYGYVPCDVSDENASKTMDYAYDDAAVAAIAKAAGETQESEMLLKRSRNYKNLYDKESGFIRPRYSDGHWAGPFAPNAINVSRKWRDYTESNAWVTTFSVQHDPEGLAEMLGGKKALEKKLDDLFSADPTQPADMPPDVAGLVGQYAHGNEPSHHIAYLYNYAGAPEKAQKRLRSLMETMYDNQPNGMQGNEDCGQMSAWFILSALGIYPVDPVKAKWDIGTPIFDKATIHVGEGKTLTIEAKRKSAEDALVKQVHFNGNKHEELTFDHAELVKGGKIVFEMA from the coding sequence GTGATTACACGGCGCAGCTTTTTAGGTTCTCTGTCCGCGGTCTCCGCAGGTCTTGCGGTAGCCGATGCTCTCCCCCTCAAAGCGTTCGCAAAATCTGCCTCGTCCAGCGACGTTACCAGGTATGTGAAAATCGCCATCGGTACCGGCGGTCACGGACACACCTACCCCGGGGCCTCCATGCCGTGGGGCGCCGTGCAGCTTAGCCCGGACACCGGCGTCAAGGGCTGGGATCACTGCTCCGGCTATCACTACGACGACAAGACCATCCTCGGCTTCAGCCACACTCACCTCAGCGGCACCGGCGCGTCGGACATGCTGGACTTCCTCGTTGTTCCGCACGTCGGCCCGGTCAAGCTGGCTGCATCGGACTACCAGCAGGCCTTCTCGCACGACGACGAAGTCGCCCGCCCCGGCTACTACTCCGTCAAGCTGAAGGACTCCGGCATCCTGGCCGAGCTGACCGCGACCGAGCGCTGCGGTGTGCACCGTTACACCTTCCCGCAGTCGGATTCGGCCACCCTGATGCTCGACATGACCCACCTGATCGACGGCGACCCTACAAAGATCAACTGGGCCAGGCTGAAGGTGGAAGGCCGCCGCACCCTGACCGGAGGCCGCAGCACGCAGCTCTGGTCGCCCGGTCGCGAGATCTACTTCGCCATGCAGTTTTCCCGCCCGGCTGATGCCGTGCAGATCTTCGTCGACGATAAGCCCGTCGCGGGCGACACCTCCTCGCAGCCGCGCATCAAGTGCGTTGCCCGCTTCAAGACCAAGGCCGGCGAGAAGATCCTGGTGAAGACCGGCATCTCCGGCATCAGCACAGAGGGCGCCATGGCCAACCTGAACGCCGAGGTTCCCGGCTGGGACTTCGACGCCGTTCAGCACAAGGCCCATCAGGCATGGGAGCAGGCGCTTGGCGCCATCCAGGTGGAGAGCAGCAACACGCGCCACAAGGAGATCTTCTACACGGCGCTCTACCACACCATGCTGGCGCCCACGCTCTTTGACGACGTCACCGGCAAGTACGCCGGCATGGACGGCAAGGTGCACGATCTGCCCGCCGGCATGCGCAACTACTCCACCTTCTCGCTGTGGGACACCTACCGTGCTCTGCACCCGCTCTACACGCTCATCGCCCCGCAGAAGGTGCCTGACCTGGTCAACTGCCTGATCCGCGAAGGTGAGCAGAGCCCCGGCGGCGTTCCCATCTGGCCGCTCCAACAGAAGGAGACCTTCTGCATGGTCGGCTACCACTCGGCTCCGGTTGTGGCGGAGGCGCTGGTCAAGGGCTTCCAGGGCATTGACGCCAAGGCGGCATACAAGATCTTCCGCAAGCGCGCCATGGAAGACGACTACCGCGGCCTCGGCGGCTATCGCAAGTACGGCTATGTGCCCTGCGATGTCAGCGACGAGAACGCCTCGAAGACGATGGACTATGCCTACGACGACGCCGCCGTAGCGGCCATCGCCAAGGCGGCGGGAGAGACGCAGGAGTCCGAGATGCTGCTGAAGCGCTCGCGCAATTACAAGAACCTGTACGACAAGGAGTCGGGCTTCATCCGTCCGCGCTACTCCGATGGCCACTGGGCCGGCCCCTTCGCTCCCAACGCCATCAACGTCAGCCGCAAGTGGCGCGACTACACCGAGTCCAACGCCTGGGTCACCACCTTCAGCGTGCAGCACGACCCCGAAGGCCTGGCCGAGATGCTGGGCGGCAAAAAAGCTCTCGAGAAGAAGCTGGACGACCTGTTCTCAGCCGACCCGACGCAGCCCGCGGACATGCCGCCCGACGTCGCCGGACTGGTGGGCCAGTACGCCCACGGCAACGAACCCAGCCATCACATCGCCTACCTGTACAACTACGCCGGAGCACCGGAGAAGGCGCAGAAGCGCCTCCGCAGCCTGATGGAGACCATGTACGACAACCAGCCCAACGGCATGCAGGGCAACGAAGACTGCGGCCAGATGTCAGCCTGGTTCATCCTCAGCGCCCTCGGCATCTACCCCGTCGACCCGGTCAAAGCCAAGTGGGACATCGGCACGCCAATCTTCGACAAGGCCACGATCCACGTCGGAGAAGGGAAGACGCTGACCATCGAAGCCAAACGCAAATCCGCCGAAGACGCACTGGTCAAGCAGGTCCACTTCAACGGCAACAAGCACGAAGAGCTAACCTTCGACCATGCGGAGTTGGTGAAGGGCGGCAAGATTGTGTTTGAGATGGCGTAA
- a CDS encoding alkaline phosphatase family protein: MRWFGKAVAAMAMTVCVSAVADEYHAKPKLVVILVLDQMRGDYLDRYRDDFKTANGFNLFLKKGAHFTDCYYDYANTHTAPGHSTIGTGAYTDGHGIQANQWWDFSRSTDHVYSSVDDDDYKVVGAPTGSPITPGQSPRNQMASTLGDEIVLATHGQAKVFGISLKDRAAILTSGHATQGAFWIDAKSGKFITSTYWMQELPAYVAKFNTSGKTEEAIKEVGGKGLNFYSEVGSTTTGVRYELEFAESVIEAEQLGKHAVTDMVTISLSSTDILGHAVGPNDPKQRALLDGADIELDKFFTWLDKHVDGGMANVWVAMSGDHGVAPAPGETQKLGMPANAFSYAGLIDAMNEELTKKLSPGDPQKFLLQGGEYAWFPLDQRVFEKLKISEVDAENMVAAMLPEVMAKSQPGLPGSRPASKPLIRQVFTKVQMAKGDLPNNDLGRLLQHSYSPNGGWQVFAIFGEYQMPGAATGTTHYSSYSYDRHVPLDFYGSAFIPGTYHDRVAPVDIAATFASLLRINQPSASVGHVLTQAIKPEIEAPSRTK, translated from the coding sequence ATGCGTTGGTTCGGTAAAGCAGTAGCGGCAATGGCCATGACGGTGTGTGTTTCGGCAGTGGCTGATGAGTATCACGCCAAACCCAAGCTGGTTGTCATCCTGGTGCTGGACCAGATGCGTGGCGATTATCTTGACCGCTATCGCGACGACTTCAAGACCGCCAACGGCTTCAACCTGTTCCTGAAAAAGGGCGCTCACTTTACGGACTGCTATTACGACTACGCCAACACGCATACCGCGCCCGGTCACTCCACCATCGGTACCGGAGCCTACACCGATGGTCACGGCATCCAGGCTAACCAGTGGTGGGATTTCTCGCGCTCGACCGATCATGTCTACTCCTCCGTCGACGACGATGATTACAAGGTCGTTGGCGCCCCTACCGGATCTCCCATCACGCCCGGCCAGTCGCCGCGCAACCAGATGGCCTCCACACTTGGGGACGAGATTGTGCTGGCCACGCATGGCCAGGCAAAGGTCTTCGGCATCTCGCTGAAAGACCGCGCCGCGATTCTTACCTCCGGACATGCCACGCAGGGTGCTTTCTGGATCGATGCAAAATCCGGCAAGTTCATCACCTCCACCTACTGGATGCAGGAACTGCCCGCCTACGTGGCAAAGTTCAACACCAGCGGCAAGACCGAGGAAGCCATTAAGGAAGTGGGCGGCAAGGGGCTGAACTTCTACAGCGAGGTCGGTTCCACCACGACCGGCGTGCGCTATGAACTGGAGTTTGCCGAATCTGTCATCGAAGCCGAGCAGCTGGGCAAGCATGCCGTCACCGACATGGTGACCATCAGCCTGTCGTCGACCGATATTCTCGGTCACGCCGTCGGGCCGAACGACCCGAAGCAGCGTGCGCTGCTGGACGGAGCGGATATTGAACTGGACAAGTTCTTTACCTGGCTGGACAAGCATGTGGACGGTGGCATGGCCAATGTGTGGGTTGCCATGTCGGGCGACCACGGCGTTGCTCCCGCTCCCGGCGAAACGCAGAAGCTGGGCATGCCGGCCAATGCATTCTCCTACGCTGGCCTGATCGATGCCATGAACGAGGAACTGACGAAGAAGCTCTCGCCGGGTGACCCGCAGAAGTTCCTGCTGCAGGGCGGGGAATACGCCTGGTTCCCGCTGGACCAGCGGGTCTTTGAGAAGCTGAAGATAAGCGAAGTAGACGCGGAAAACATGGTTGCCGCCATGCTGCCGGAGGTGATGGCGAAATCGCAGCCGGGCCTGCCGGGTTCCAGGCCCGCATCGAAGCCCCTCATCCGTCAGGTCTTCACCAAGGTCCAGATGGCCAAGGGTGATCTGCCCAATAACGATCTAGGCCGCCTTCTGCAGCACAGCTACTCGCCCAACGGCGGATGGCAGGTCTTCGCCATCTTCGGTGAGTACCAGATGCCGGGTGCGGCCACGGGTACGACGCACTACTCTTCTTATTCGTATGACCGTCACGTCCCGCTGGACTTCTACGGTTCGGCCTTCATTCCCGGCACCTATCATGACCGCGTCGCGCCGGTGGATATTGCCGCCACCTTCGCGTCGCTGCTCAGGATCAACCAGCCCTCAGCCTCTGTCGGTCATGTGCTGACGCAGGCCATTAAGCCCGAGATTGAGGCGCCATCTAGGACAAAGTGA